The DNA region actaCCTCTCTCTggcaggcttctcaggtggctcagtgataaagaattcacctgccaatgcaggagactcgagttccatccttgggtcaggaagatcccctggagaaggaaatggcaacttattccattattcttccctggaaaattccatagacaaaagaacccagtgggttacagtccatggggtcgcaaaagagtcagacacgacatagcaactaaacaacaacaggccCTCTCTCTGGCAGTGGAATCATAGTTTGCCAGGAATAAGGGGAAGAAAGACAGATGCTTACCGGCAGAGGAGCCAGCAGCATGCTCAGTAGCAGAGTCATGAAAGCATCTGTAATAAGTGTTGGGTTGGTCAAACAGCTGATTCAGGTTTTTCAGTGACATCTTATGGAAGAACCCGAATGACTTTTTTGGGCAACCAAATACTTAGCGTGATGAGAATCTAGGAAGCTGTGTTTGAGATTCAGGATGGGAAAGGGACAGAGTCTGAAGCCAGACCTCCTGGGCAGTTGGATGGAGCTGGTGGTAGCACTGACATGCCTCTCTCCAGCCCGGGTGCCAGTTCTCAAATAGCCATCAGAGAACCTAAAGACCATGTTCCAGTTAATTCCCTTTACTCAGTTTTTCCTGAGGCTTATTTAGAATCTCACCCCTTATGTGGATGCGGCCCAGCCTTGGAGAGCTCACTTTGGATCATCTCATCACTCCAGTTCTCCAAAGTTCTTATCACAGCTTAAATCTTGAGCTGATGTTAACCCTGACTTTTTATCTGGTACAGTTCGCAATAGAAAAATGGAACAGTTGAACACTGGGTATAGAAATGTTGATTAGTGACTAAATATTATCAGTAGGGCTTTAAACAGTAATACTGGCGAACAGGAGATCCAGACAAGTATTTGCTTCAGAGCCCACACCACTTCAGTATTGGTTTCTGCTCACTTAAAtgatctttccctttctctaggAAGGTACTGGGAAACCTTGAGAATGCAAATAAAATGATCTCTGAAATCtcttcccattccagtattagaTGACAAATAGGGAACCCTAACAGGAAAGGAAGCTGGCAGGCAGACCACTTAAAACCTGTGTGACCGTGGCCATCAGCAGTGACACTGTGTCTTTGTTTCAGGTGTTTGGACTCGCGGCCTCAGTGTTCTCTATTGCCGATGGGGCACTTATTTACCGGAAGCTGCTGTTTAATCCAAGTGGTCCTTATCAGAAAACTGATGCTCATGACAAACTATGAGTTTTGTAAATTTATATCCTTTTTAGTCGATGCTAAGTATTAAACATATCTCTTTTTCTAACACATACTTTCTGCAGTTCTCATTTTCATCTCAATATGGGAGCTGGAAGAAGAGATTCAGGAACTGTGCGTCCAGCGCTCACTGGCACCATAACTTCCAAGGAAGCGCTGGGAATCCGGCCTGAATCGGATCCGATCCCTTTTCCTACTCCTGGGCCCAAGGTGGGTGGCGGGcggggaggcagaaggagaaagccCCCGGACCACCGAAATGGTCCCCAGAGCTCACTCCCCTCGGCTGGCTGGCAAGACGGAGGTGGCGGCATTGCGGGGATCTCGAGTTCCCCGGCGTCACATCCCGGTGGCTAGGAGGGTGCCTGGGGGGCTGGGTTTATCCGCGGGGAGCGACAGCTGCGTGCGCCCGCGAGGGAGAGGCGGTCAGCAGCCGTTGGGGCGAGACGCCGGTTCCCAGAGGAGGGCTGGCCGCCGCCGTGCAAGGTTCAGAGCCGCAGGGCCCGTCAGACACCACCAGGCCCAGGGGTCCACCATGGATGCTGAAAAGGACAACCCACCTTCGAAGGGCTCGAAATCCCGGGGGACTCTCTTGCGCTCTGTACACATCGCAGAGGGGGCGCATCCCGAGCGCTCGGGTCGATCCACACCCTCCAAGCGCGGCGTCAGCGCAGCGCCCTCAGCATCCATACTCAAGCCGCCTTCAACCCCCACGACCCTCAGCCAAGAAGAGAAGGAGGCCATCCAAAAGCGTGCTGAGGGCCGGGCCAAAGTCCCGCCCAAATTCAGGGACAGCATCAAGCGTTTTTTCTTCTCGCCCACAGGAGCCTTGAAGATCATTAGGCTGGTGAGCAGAGAGAGTTGGTGACCCGCTGGGCAGATGCAAGGGTGGAGGCAGGCCGACTTGGCCTCTGGGAGTGAGTGATTCCCAGGGGTGTGCCACCTGGGGGGAAGCTTCCCTAATTCCCTTTGGCAGTCTTCACCTTTCTTCGGCCTCTCCCCTGACTCCTCCCACGCACTCAAGCCTTGCTACTAAATTTGGCACGCTAACCAcccacccccaatccctcacTTTTATATTTCTCAGGTTTTCCCTCACAAAGGGAATTAGGGAAGCAATGGGGATAATAGCAGGAAAGTGTAAGttagcaaacaaaaataatagaattgaCCAATAAAACTGGTAAACCACTGGTCCATATAACAGGAAAaaagtgggtggggtgggagaggacaTATATTTAAAGTTAGAAACCAGAAAGGGAAAATACTGTAAATGGGGAAGAAACTGAAAGGATTCACAAGAGTTACTTTGCAAAACAAATGTGAATAATTGGGTCCAAGAGTTGATTTTCTAGGAAAATGTGTTACCAAAACTGATCCcagaatagagaaaaatcaaaacagaccAATATAAACACAGGGAGGAAAATGAGagtatctttcaaaaatgtatcAGTCCcagaagattgagggcaagagaagggggtgacagaggctgagctggttggatggcatcaccaactcaatggacatgagtttgagcaaactccaggagatagtgaaggacagggaagcccagtgtgctgcacctcatggggttgcaaagattaaGACAGgacctagcaactaaataacaacaacaatcaggCCTAGACTTTTTCACAGGTTAACCCTTTCAAACCTTCATAGGATGTAATTCTGATACTATTCAATAGTTTTCAAGgactagagaaaaaagaaacacttctAAACTGTTTTTATGAAGTCAGTGTAACATTGACCTCAACCCTGAccaaattcagaaaaagaaaagtaaaatattcaaTAGAAATCTCACTAGTACCAAAGCAACAATATTAGCACGTTAGCAGAAAACATTCATTGGTACTTCTTAAAAACACATCATGAAGAAGAAACATAAGGATGATTCGATATTAGGACTCTGTTAGACAAATCCATCAtaagtaaaaggagaaaaaatcaaGACACTCTATCAAAGAGGGTATAGaacacatttgacaaaattcaacattcatctCTGATTGCAAAAAAAGTGagcaagggaagaagagagaaagaccaGTTAACTAGGAATATATCGATATTTCACTGACATTATAAAATAAACCCCAAAATCAGTATCATATATAATTAAACCTCAGAAGTATTCCCATTAAAATGAGAGAAGTATTCCCATTAAAAACAAAGAGGATGCCCACTATTAATGCTATTATTCAGTGTTTTGCTGGAAACACTAGTCATCACAGTCACACAGGAAAAAGGAATAAGTAAGACtatttgaaaaggcaaaatatatcATTTCTTACAGCTGACCTGATCaaagatctaaaaataaaattgactggGAAACACTCTAGAATACAATAATTTCTACTAACTTAGTAGAAATGAGCAAGCACTTagaatagaagaaaatgtttctctttaCAACAACAATCAAGATGGTAAAATAtctaagattaaatgaaataaatgtgaaagacctatacaaagaaaactttaaaactctattgagagatattttaaaaaccactaaaataactGGAAAGGCATACTTTGTTCTTGAAGGGTCAGACTAAATTTTGTGATCTTTCTATATTATAAGTTAAAGGAAATTCCAATTAAAATACCAACAGGCTTAGTTTGGGGAACTTGATCAagacaaaaataagaaacataaacAACCTGAGAATGGGTACTGAAAGGGGGTCCAAGCCAGAcaaaaatacaacataaaataAGTTGCTTGTAATTTCAAAAGTACTAGAAAAGTCAGCAACTCAATAGAGGAAAAGAGTTTCAAAATCAAATACATATGAGAATTTAGTATATGATAAAGTTGGATTTCAGATCAGTGGTGTTTCCCAACAAATGACGTTGGGATAATCAGCAGgtgtttggaaagaaagaaaggtgggaCTTTATCTCACTCTTTCTCtcaaaatcaatatatatttacttcACTTGGCCTATATATACACAGTTCTTTCTGGCATGAAATATACACAGTTAATAGTGATTACTTTTAAGGAGATATACTAGGATTGGGAcaagggaggagaaagaagcttCTGTACTGTGTgcattttttatttgtgtgtgttatttcatttcttaAGAAACATAAGGAATTTTAAAACTAACATATATGTGCCAAACAATACAGGCCATTGCAATATAATCAGATTTGCATTCTGACCATTTatggttttgttctgttttttggtttttttaatagcCCATTTGCATTAAAACaaatcctgtttgtttgtttgtttgtttgtttgtttgtttactgcaGGGCCTTCTCATAGGGGCATTCATTCTTTTCATCATCGCCGAAGCCCCAGAGTCCTACATAGCAATCACCATTCTGGAAACCTGCATCgttgtttttttcattctaatATATATGCTAACCCTTCAACACTTGATGACTTATTTACATTGGCCCTTACTTGTAAGTGTTCCTTTTCATAATTTGCATATAAACTTTGCCCTCAGCCCCAGGGTAAAGGCTCTCCTCAACTGAGCACAATAGAGGGATCTCTCTGGACGAGGACAAAACTGAGCTGTGATACTGTTGCCCTAATCCCAGAGAAAAAAATAGCCTAAATCCAGAAAGATTCCTGGAACCCCTCTGTCTATAGGACAACCAATATACACACCTGCTTCCATCTGATTATGGCCCTGAACATGTGGTACTTTTCAGCTGGTCCTAAAGAAAATTTTACTTAGTATATTCAGTAATATCCCTCTCTCCTCTCCGTGcatcagtcagtcatgtctgactctttgcaacccccatgactatagcccaccaggctcctgggattatccggcaagaatactggagtgagttgccatttcctcctccaggggatcttcccgagccagggatcgaacctgcgtgtctcctgcattggcagtctcattctttaccactgtgccacctgggaagcccatattcagtAATATATTGCTTTATGAAATAGCACACGCTTTTCCTACTTTTCAAAGAGTGCCCACTCTAACAAATTACAAACATCCCTCTGAAAATTTTCTACAACATGGCAAAGTTTAGAAAACTGTCATGTGTGCCCTGAAAGATTGCAAGAGTCAACTTTTTCATGTGTGCTAAGGGTCcatttgatgctgaagctgaaactccaatactctggccacctcatgcgaagagttgactcattgaaaagaccctgatgctgggagggattgggggcaagaggagaaggggacgacagaggatgagatggctggatggcatcactgactcgatgggcatgagtttgagtaaactccgggagtttgtgatggacagggaggcctggtgtgctgcaattcatggggtcgcaaagagtcggacacaactgagcgactgaactgaactgaactgaactgaagggtccATCTTCCCAAAGGAGCGCCATATGGTGGGGAATTCAGGAAAAGACATTGCATAGCCTTCTTCAATAGTTTTTTCCCCAAATCTCATCATTTTTACCAGCTGAGAAATTCCCGAAGCTAATTCCTGAGGTCTCAGAAAAAACAGTATTTATTTCGGAGCCTGAGGTTCTGCAACCTCACAGACTAGAGAGGTAGCATGGTTTTGGTCCAGATACAGACACGGACCCAGTTCCTGGCGCTGCCACCTTCCTAGCTGTGAAAACTTTAGCCTCAAGTTTCCCCATTCAAGGAAGGAATTTCAAGGAAGCTGGAAATTCAAGGAAGGAAAAGTGTGATGATAGAAACTGTCTAATAGGGTTCCTGTAACTTTAAAGATGGTTAAAGCAAAGATCACAAAGGCTTGCCACAAAACTAAACATTCGCTACAAAGTGTCCGTGGACCCCAGGAGGCAGTTGGGTGGCTTTTACCCTTTTATCCTCTGCACCATGAACCATCCTAACTCTGAAGGAGCTCACACCTCTTCCACATTCCACTTTGTTATGGTGCCCTTTTCTAACCATAAAGTAGGATTGGTTGTGTCGACTTTAAAAAATTGCACAACATGTGAgttgtgagttaaattttatttggggccaAATAAGGACTGCAGcttgggagacagcatctcaggtagctctgagaaactgctccaaagaggcaggggggAAAGTCGTGTGACTCTGGTGAAGGGGAAGTACATGCCATCAAGCACTTATTTTTCCAGACGGTTTCTATTAGTCTCATGATGCTTTTGCTAGGCACAAGGAAGAGTCGTCACTGTGAAGGATTTcaatgcttttctagatatgaagaggaACAAGAATTGgactcataaaatcagctcctgaaaatatctatctgaagacctgtcctgccagttttttcctgagcacagagtgcctcatttctgctctccaccctgaactcctttcaggaggtgttgaaaatcagcagctgcatgatttaatccttgtagaggtagacagcaagtgccaatttgtagctgaTGGTTGCTATTGAATTGAAACTCAAAATGCTTTCTTGGAGCATCTGAGGGATTTTCTAAACAGGCCGCTGAGCTCTCTCTGTCCCACAGAGTGCTGAGCAGTGGGAAGCAGAGCAGGCAAACTGTGAGCAGCTTTAATTGGACACGTGGAAAGGCCTCTCAGTTATGGAGAGCTATAACCATGGAGAGGTTTCTGAGGGGAAACTAaaatctctgtccatggaattttcaagaagGGAAGGTAAAGTAACGGTCTTTGAGTACATTCCACGTACCCGATACTTCTTCATACAGATTGCcttatttcatcctcacaacaacccgGTGAGGTTGTGATCACCGCCCCGCTCCCACCCCCAACCGCCACTGCACGCTTAATGGAtgagaaagttggattaaagagACCATTAATATGACCATTACCCATGGTCATATGTAGGCACGTGGAAACTCAGATTTGAGCCAAGGTCTGTTTGACTCTTTCCAGACTTTATACCCTTAGTGCCTTGTGATGTTTTCTCTCAACCCTTTTCCCTATGTCTTTGCCCTCCtcacattttctaaattttatcttCTCTGAAGATAGAAAGAACCCAGTTCTCTCATGGTTCCTTAAGATGTGGAGCAAACCATGAACTGATTattctggggtggggggcagggtacAGATTTTGGGGGGTCGGCAAATGAGGGCTCCACAGCACCGAGGTCAGCAGCTGTGGTCAAGGAGGACTAGAGCCCTCTAAGAAAAAGGTCTACAGCCATAATGCTGGAGAGAGCCTCAAGGCCCTGTGCTTTGCTGGAGGGTCCAAGGGGGGTGTCCAGGAAGAGTTTCAGGGAGAGGCCGGAGCAGGGTCTCCTCAGCATGAAAAGGAAGGTCTCATGAGAGGAGCTGTTCCCACCGTCATGGGCAGCTCAGGCCAGCCTGTGTAGGGCTGCAGGCCTTCAGTCAACCCTGGTAAAGCCAGGCCCCCTTTTGCTACTTCACTTCTTAGGGGAGAGGTTTCACTTTTCTTTGGATAGCTATGGGACCCCAGAGTGTGATGCAGAGCCCCCCAGGGGGTGGGCCAGGCCCAGCTTTCCTCACCCTACCTGTGTTGGCATCACTGTCTTCTCTGTTAGATTTCATTATCGACTTTACCCACCCTCTTCCAGTATCATCTATCAGTATACCCAAGAAAAGTATGAATTATAATCACTGTCTTCTAAATAGCCCATATTTTAACACTTCTacattgtaaaaaatatatatatttcctgaCACAGTCAGAGAAACTGAATTCTGGTcaagttgatttttctttttttccaatagaaaacaatttagaaaaaaCGTATTTACTTAAAATTCTATCAAAGGGATGATTCCAAAACTCTCAGCAGTATCTTTACGTTTATAAGTAAAAGGTATCAGCTTTAGAATGTCCCCttcaaattaatgaaaaataattgtaGTGATGTCTGATTAGGTTCTGCCATGTGTCTAGAGAACTCCAAGGCACAAACAGAACCAATGAAAGTTGTTGTTAGTCAAATACCATGTACTGTTTATTGTATATACATTCTTGTTAACAAATACCACATTTTGTGAAACAAATTGTAAAATGTTTGACTCCTTCCTAAtcttcagtgattaaaaaaaaaataaccattcaCCATCAAAGCAtcttttttcccaattttaatTCGACacaattttgtttatctctgGGAACAGTTTGGGCACTTTATGGAAAAATAATAGTCAAGTCACAAATCTATTTCGTCAGAGGCAACTATTTGAGTCAATAAGATAATTTagtcaaagataaaaaaaagGATGATGAGTAAGGATGGCATTTATGGGGAAACTAGAAGTGCTTTTGCACGTGGTAAGATTCAGCTGCAGTTTTACTCCATCTGAGAAGACATACCTTTCTCTCTGTCAAACATGAGGCCAACTTAGAGGGTCTGTGTCTAAGGCAAAAGGGAGTGGGGTTAGTCAGGAGAAGGCCCTTGGAGTGAGGAGGATCATAACCACTTACTGACTGAGCAACTCCAGGCAAGTCGCTTACCCATCAGTAAACTGGGGATGATAAGAGTTtattgtgagaatcaaatgagatcaCATATGAACACCCTGGCACAGTATGCAACACATAGCAAGTGCTCAAGACATGTGAGCTATGATAGAAATGTTCCATACAAAGCAAGCACTACCACCAAGAGACAGTTTGGGACAGCACTTCCTTCCAAGTAAGAGTCCAAAACTCCAATGAGGAGATGGAATTCTGATGAGGCAGTCAATGATTGACTAGGGAGATCAAGtctgcatttattattattatcattattaatatgCCTTCATCCAAATTCTCAATGATGAAGACcacagttaacttttttttttttaaagttcacacTCTGCTTCAATGTCCCTGGTCACATCTTTGAATATCTTGGTTTACACAATCCTCAGGTGCTATGCTTTCTGCAAAGTTGCTAACCATTGTACCTGCCCCACTGTGAACAGACCTCTCACTCAGCCTACAGAACCCAAGTGGAACTGACTTCCAACCCTCACCAGCCCTGCACCAATGTGCCCCCGCCAGTGTTACCTCTCACGTGCCCAAATAGCAAACATTAGTGCCTTTCTAAGAAGCAAGTCCCATTCCACAATAGGGCTCCTTGCTCACCAATCTCAACAGGAAGAACACCTCAAGTTCACAGAATGTTTACTCACTGTGCACATTTTGAGGGCAGATTATCAGGAATCTGCACTTTGATGCACTCCCACTACCAACTAGATGCCAGGTACCTCATCTGATGCTTTCAGATTCATTATGCCATTTAATCCTCAGATGAAGTCAATGAAGCCCAATCATTATACCCATATTCACCCTGAGCctgttgggggacttccctggcagctcagtgtttaagactctgtacttccactgctggggacatgggttggatcactagtcggggaactaagatcccacatgcagcatagctgaaaaaaaaatgagcctgTTGGCACAGAGGGGCAATAAAACATGTCCCAGGTGATACATCTAGTACTTGGTAGGCCAAAAGAGCTGATCAGCAAAGAACAGCCTCACCTTGCTTGTCCCGCGCCACTTTGATCCTCCATTACTCATTCCACAGAAAATGCCAAAGACAGGTGCTGCACTTCCAACCTAGGGGGACAGGTCATTTCTTCCTCATTTGGGTGTCCCTGATGGAAGGCAATAGGGAGCTGAGTTCTGATTCGGTTCCTTCGCAGATATTCAATCATAGGCAATTTAATGATCTTCTCTAAGCCTCTGTTATGTCCTCTTAAAATGGGGATTCTAACAGTACT from Cervus elaphus chromosome 4, mCerEla1.1, whole genome shotgun sequence includes:
- the LOC122691797 gene encoding CKLF-like MARVEL transmembrane domain-containing protein 2 isoform X1 yields the protein MVPRAHSPRLAGKTEVAALRGSRVPRRHIPVARRVPGGLGLSAGSDSCVRPRGRGGQQPLGRDAGSQRRAGRRRARFRAAGPVRHHQAQGSTMDAEKDNPPSKGSKSRGTLLRSVHIAEGAHPERSGRSTPSKRGVSAAPSASILKPPSTPTTLSQEEKEAIQKRAEGRAKVPPKFRDSIKRFFFSPTGALKIIRLGLLIGAFILFIIAEAPESYIAITILETCIVVFFILIYMLTLQHLMTYLHWPLLDLINSFITAVFLLIVAILAIQEKERRHLFYIGGALCLTAATVCIIDATLVTKTMRNNLKKALGIKMETSRPLTPEPIPPTRTPTRAGPNAPTRAAMKPRSRRGQSPSKATSPEPSWTPMKTPPTPSSGGSRR
- the LOC122691797 gene encoding uncharacterized protein LOC122691797 isoform X2, which encodes MVPRAHSPRLAGKTEVAALRGSRVPRRHIPVARRVPGGLGLSAGSDSCVRPRGRGGQQPLGRDAGSQRRAGRRRARFRAAGPVRHHQAQGSTMDAEKDNPPSKGSKSRGTLLRSVHIAEGAHPERSGRSTPSKRGVSAAPSASILKPPSTPTTLSQEEKEAIQKRAEGRAKVPPKFRDSIKRFFFSPTGALKIIRLGLLIGAFILFIIAEAPESYIAITILETCIVVFFILIYMLTLQHLMTYLHWPLLI